The following proteins come from a genomic window of Diprion similis isolate iyDipSimi1 chromosome 8, iyDipSimi1.1, whole genome shotgun sequence:
- the LOC124409846 gene encoding coiled-coil domain-containing protein 50, with protein sequence MAKSVLSSDTLPKAGRVNEVCREWLVHEDGALAYRLQDEEIKEHYTGNKVRNAQVREDLPKAKVEQELEALRYQCIIQQQEEKDALVAKQIALNLEREERKKERMLQEQMRRQLRLDDETAQLEAELEMQKRIQEEKDQELARKLQLEEEEATAEGEGSTIDEQLLIDQKIAMEAQDAELARMLQDKERAKARRARERAKQKKLEKQQLQLLEEQNAIEKPQRPDKLDLKIQHKVKEKAGANYSQYPDPDEIQVLESPLNEIREMPNVAAMIDPTYNGNTHRSSSSSSSNTTSPAYVLPTPPLELMDEDAPCYMPIQGQRRNQIQSPSLVHEEKQKRRVKDGCKHQ encoded by the exons ATGGCCAAGTCTGTATTGAGTTCAGATACTCTTCCTAAGGCAGGGAGAGTAAACGAAG TTTGCCGGGAGTGGCTGGTACACGAAGATGGAGCATTGGCTTACAGACTACAGGACGAGGaga TCAAAGAACACTACACAGGAAACAAAGTTCGCAATGCACAAGTACGCGAAGATTTACCTAAGGCTAAAGTTGAACAAGAACTTGAAGCCCTTAGATATCAATGCATTATCCAACAGCA GGAAGAGAAAGATGCACTTGTTGCAAAGCAAATTGCTTTAAATTTAGAACGTGAGGaacggaagaaagaaagaatgttGCAAGAGCAAATGAGACGGCAGCTCAGACTCGATGATGAAACTGCGCAACTAGAAGCTGAATTAGAGATGCAAAAGCGgatacaagaagaaaaagatcag GAATTAGCAAGAAAGTTACaactagaagaagaagaagctacGGCAGAGGGGGAAGGTTCTACAATAGATGAACAGCTGCTTATTGACCAGAAGATAGCGATGGAAGCTCAGGATGCAGAATTAGCACGAATGCTACAGGATAAAGAACGTGCAAAAGCGCGAAGAGCAAGAGAACGTGCGAAGCAAAAAAAGCTGGAAAAACAGCAGCTTCAACTCCTTGAGGAACAGAACGCTATTGAAAAGCCACAGAGACCTGACAAATTGGATCTGAAAATACAACACAAGGTTAAAGAAAAAGCTGGTGCTAATTATTCGCAGTATCCTGATCCAGACGAAATTCAAGTACTTGAGAGTCCATTGAATGAAATAAGGGAAATGCCTAATGTTGCTGCGATGATTGATCCAACATACAATGGTAATACACACAGAAGCTCTTCAAGCAGTTCAAGCAACACTACAAGCCCCGCTTACGTTTTACCTACACCCCCTCTCGAACTGATGGACGAGGATGCACCTTGTTATATGCCTATTCAAGGGCAAAGGCGTAATCAGATTCAGTCCCCTTCACTTGTTCATGAAGAAAAACAGAAGCGTCGTGTGAAGGATGGATGCAAGCATCAATAA
- the LOC124409841 gene encoding exosome component 10, with protein sequence MSTDTSFEPGHKSSNDSDSPQNESANAQGVEVIEILPGFTNFDDFVNAGFEALKTGIKAANGLPSGEKYDYYKCFPTFRDIINGEINNVLGCMQNITEGVGVRGNIRRRDIEEKFELLIEANDILLERAGICMDEASGILRNPDVEFVVSQSNSTAVSGSWNNLSLHSKSQQSQPMNKAKAICLLTAKNIQRPQLKFEDKIDNSPKPFQPRIKDKPNSLKPLVLYVEEDEDGEFFSHPYEFELDRFEAPEYQLESRVPVEYKHIDDTSLVVIEKPEDIKILLDDLSKYTEIAVDVEHHSYRSFQGITCLMQISTKDTDYLVDTLSLRSELYQLNEIFTKPSILKVFHGASSDIEWLQRDLSLYIVNMFDTHIAAKQLNLPYLSLAHLMKRYCNIDPNKHFQLADWRVRPLPEELMKYAREDTHYLLYIKDNLTNALLEQANGQSNILKAVYDRSTDICKKTYRKPVWSEESCMNLYRKSKKMFNNRQLYALRELHKWRDATGRAEDDSTGYVLPNHMLLNIAESLPREMQGILACCNPIPPLVRQNSLSLHKIILKAKEQPMIKPILEDDIRQRMTQRNQVTDSETALLYSPHDMPHDMEIRADLPCLLDPNSSSKINITHQTVPHTVTVFDSPPQSEDEDTVGHITRKKKRRTPFISPFERYKRVLPMVAAEEAKERERREKEEAERIKLVENNENEITESKNRVYQHFKDVVEVVTNPVSVQQPAGSSSNQSIDSKQLGPDHKTLSQMQGRKRKRQSNYHDDTKIPESQDDLSTPIPFLHKKLTQNYRRDKRELNSPKQSVKKQKTSFRDTGHSSFTDDRELSANTELSVKSLRNNKKRSKQENNRNMKEKGILPRESFDYKNVDFSSFQGGSRTQNQIPFQAQNKKKNARGNRGKGNRGSKKQKWNC encoded by the exons ATGAGTACCGACACGAGTTTTGAGCCTGGTCATAAATCTAGTAATGATTCTGACTCTCCACAGAATGAATCGGCAAATGCTCAGGGTGTGGAGGTCATCGAAATCCTGCCAGGATTtacaaatttcgatgatttcgtTAAT gctgGATTCGAGGCACTAAAAACCGGCATAAAAGCCGCTAACGGCTTACCCAGTGGTGAAAAATATGACTACTACAAATGTTTTCCAACCTTTCGTGATATCATTAATGGCGAGATAAACAACGTCTTGGGCTGTATGCAAAACATTACAGAAGGTGTCGGAGTGAGAGGCAATATCAGACGGCGtgatatagaagaaaagtttgagCTTTTAATTGAAGctaatgatattttattagAGCGAGCG ggAATATGCATGGATGAGGCATCCGGAATTCTGCGAAACCCAGACGTTGAATTTGTTGTATCGCAGAGCAACTCAACAGCTGTAAGCGGTAGTTGGAATAACTTATCTTTGCATTCAAAATCTCAGCAATCTCAACCGATGAATAAGGCTAAAGCGATTTGTTTACTCACGGCAAAGAATATTCAGCGACCACAGTTGAAGTTTGAAGATAAAATTGATAACAGCCCTAAACCTTTCCAACCTAGAATAAAGGATAAACCAAACTCGTTAAAGCCACTGGTGCTTTATGTCGAAGAAGATGAGGACGGAGAATTCTTCAGCCATCCATACGAATTTGAACTTGATAGGTTTGAGGCACCTGAGTATCAACTGGAGTCTCGTGTTCCTGTTGAATATAAACATATAGATGACACTTCTTTAGTCGTGATTGAAAAACCTGAAGATATAAAAATACTATTAGATGATTTAAGTAAATACACTGAGATTGCAGTTGACGTGGAGCATCATTCATATAGATCATTCCAAGGTATAACATGCCTGATGCAAATATCAACCAAAGATACGGACTATCTTGTCGATACATTGTCACTTAGATCTGAGCTGTACCAGCTTAATGAGATATTTACCAAACCGTCCATTCTTAAGGTATTTCACGGCGCTAGCAGTGATATCGAGTGGCTGCAAAGAGATTTGTCTTTGTACATTGTAAATATGTTTGATACTCATATTGCGGCCAAACAGCTTAATTTGCCGTACCTAAGTTTGGCACATCTTATGAAGCGTTACTGTAATATTGATCCAAACAAACATTTCCAACTGGCCGACTGGCGAGTCAGGCCTCTTCCTGAGGAGCTGATGAAATATGCGAGGGAAGATACCCACTACTTGTTGTATATTAAAGATAACTTAACAAATGCATTGCTAGAACAGGCCAATGGGCAAAGCAATATCTTGAAAGCAGTCTACGACCGAAGTACAGACATATGCAAAAAGACGTACAGAAAACCAGTTTGGTCAGAGGAAAGTTGTATGAATTTGTATCGAAAGAGCAAGAAAATGTTCAATAACAGACAATTGTACGCTCTTAGAGAACTGCATAAGTGGCGAGATGCTACTGGTAGGGCAGAGGACGACAGTACTGGTTACGTTCTACCAAATCATATGTTATTGAACATCGCTGAGAGTTTGCCCCGTGAAATGCAGGGGATTCTGGCATGTTGTAATCCAATACCGCCTCTGGTCAGACAAAACTCGTTATCGCTTCATAAAATAATCTTAAAAGCCAAGGAACAGCCGATGATAAAACCCATCCTAGAAGATGATATCCGACAACGTATGACACAACGAAATCAAGTCACAGATTCAGAAACTGCACTTCTGTATTCGCCTCATGATATGCCACATGATATGGAGATCAGAGCCGATTTACCTTGTTTATTGGACCCAAATAGCTCATCCAAAATTAATATTACTCATCAAACGGTTCCTCATACTGTCACTGTATTTGACAGCCCCCCACAATCAGAG GATGAAGACACCGTGGGGCAcataacgaggaaaaaaaagagacgaaCGCCATTCATCAGTCCTTTTGAGCGGTATAAGCGTGTATTGCCCATGGTGGCTGCAGAAGAagcgaaagaaagagagagacgagaaaaagaagaagctgaaagaataaaattggtagaaaataatgaaaacgaaataacAGAGAGTAAGAACAGAGTTTACCAACACTTCAAAGATGTCGTTGAAGTAGTTACCAATCCAGTCAGTGTACAGCAACCGGCTGGTAGCAGTTCGAATCAATCTATTGATTCTAAACAGTTGGGACCTGACCACAAAACTTTGAGCCAGATGCAGGGCAGAAAGCGTAAACGACAATCTAATTATCATGATGATACTAAAATTCCAGAGTCGCAAGATGATTTGTCAACACCGATACCTTTCCTGCATAAAAAGCTCACGCAAAATTATAGACGAGATAAACGAGAATTGAATTCACCCAAACAGAGTGTAAAGAAGCAAAAAACCTCATTCCGCGATACAGGGCATAGTTCATTCACTGATGATAGGGAACTTTCTGCAAATACAGAATTGTCTGTTAAATCACTTAG AAACAACAAGAAAAGGAGTAAACAGGAAAATAATAGGAATATGAAAGAGAAAGGCATTCTACCTAGAGAATCATTTGACTACAAAAATGTCGATTTCAGTAGTTTTCAAGGAGGCAGCCGTACGCAGAACCAGATTCCCTTCCAAGCTCAGAACAAG aaaaagAATGCACGAGGAAACCGAGGAAAAGGAAACAGAGGTAGTAAGAAGCAAAAATGGAACTGCTAA
- the LOC124409845 gene encoding pancreatic triacylglycerol lipase-like — protein sequence MNAISIFIFGIASHMLFINNYSSATIISSITIKNGSLVRSHWGGIGNLTREQFNISGNILSVNKTNFLRADKVDCLGLGSAVASTLHWLLVGSCQDCDNLDVKFYLSSRTQRHRVEVLVGRQFGLEWTDFQINRRTVLIVHGFLSHGNEIWVKTMEDAFLLWDDVNVIVVDWSAGGNSWNYYKAVVYTRIVGNKITRFLGQIANTTLASGKIHPSQWGALHLVGHSLGAHICGFVCHNFNRGHNNWLIKRVTGLDPAQPCFTTKDPAMKLDRTDAPFVDIIHTNGRLLSRLGLGLPTPIGHVDFYPNGGMKQPGCSPMMDSSFFNFLPISNSKIQEIICSHGRSYAYLIESLYSAVTNNCTFWAHPWDMTYRGALKALSQTCHPRNCTEMGIRAENYSQRGIFYVATSEHPPYCVGDTAINQNQLGNLAEDLAGQLED from the exons ATGAATGCAAttagcatttttattttcggtaTTGCGTCGCATATGctttttattaacaattacTCAAGTGCTACAATTATCAGTTCAATAACAATCAAAAACGGTAGCCTAGTAAGATCTCATTGGGGTGGAATCGGAAATCTTACTCGTGAACAATTCAATATTTCGGGTAATATTTTGTCagtgaataaaacaaattttcttcgGGCTGACAAAGTAGATTGTCTAGGTTTGGGAAGTGCAGTTGCAAGCACTCTGCACTGGCTTCTTGTTGGAAGTTGCCAAGATTGTGACAATTTGGATGTAAAGTTTTACCTGTCATCAAGAACGCAACGCCATCGAGTCGAGGTTTTAGTTGGAAGACAATTTGGCTTGGAATGGacagattttcaaataaaccGAAGAACTGTTCTCATTGTTCATGGGTTTTTGTCTCATGGCAATGAAATATGGGTTAAAACTATGGAAGATGCATTCCTTTTGTGG GATGACGTTAATGTGATTGTTGTTGATTGGAGTGCTGGAGGAAATTCCTGGAATTACTACAAGGCTGTTGTATATACCAGGATTGTTGGAAACAAAATTACCAG aTTTTTAGGCCAGATAGCTAACACTACGCTGGCTAGTGGAAAAATACACCCAAGTCAATGGGGCGCACTGCACTTGGTGGGCCATAGCCTGGGGGCTCACATTTGTGGTTTTGTGTGTCATAACTTCAATCGTGGGCATAACAACTGGTTAATAAAACGAGTAACTGGTTTAGATCCTGCACAGCCATGTTTTACTACAAAAGATCCTGCTATGAAATTGGATAGAACGGACGCGCCCTTTGTTGATATTATTCATACAAATGGTCGATTGCTGTCACGGTTGGGGCTTGGATTACCGACACCAATAG GTCATGTTGATTTTTATCCAAATGGTGGAATGAAGCAGCCTGGTTGCAGTCCAATGATGGACTCTTCCTTTTTTAACTTCTTACCTATTTCAAATTCGA aaatccaAGAAATAATATGCAGCCATGGACGCTCCTATGCATATCTGATAGAATCATTATATTCTGCGGTAACGAATAATTGCACTTTTTGGGCTCATCCCTGGGACATGACATACAGAGGCGCTCTGAAAGCTTTGAGCCAAACTTGTCATCCAAGAAATTGTACTGAAATGGGCATCAGAGCTGAGAATTATTCACAACGAGGCATCTTTTATGTTGCTACTTCCGAACATCCACCGTACTGTG TGGGTGATACTGCTATTAATCAGAATCAACTCGGTAACCTCGCAGAGGATCTAGCTGGGCAATTGGAGGATTGA